TAAGCTACCTTCGGGAAATTGGCGCCCGTACCGAGCAATACTGGTGCCCGATCAAACACGCCAAGCGAGGGGGCCACCCCCACAGCCGCTATCACTACTTTTTCGACTTTGGAGATGGTGAGGGATACCAACAAAAACTAGAAGAAGTGCGTCGAGCTTTCAACGACATCGACGACAAAAAACAGGAATCATAACTCCGCAGGAAAAAGAACTGCATAGGCCGAGAACATAAGCCAACACCATCAACACAGAGCGCCGAGCCAATGATATCATCCCCCTCCCTATTGCACTTCCTGATAAACTCCGTCCTTGACCACATACATGGAAAAACCAACTCCAACAGCATCGCCACGCTCATCAAAATGGATCATGCCCAAAGGAGTATCAACCGGCTCACTGCGAAGCGCCTTAACGACCTGTCCGAACTCAGTTGATCCTGCCTTATCAATTGCATGAAGGGCAGCCAAGGTTGCCGCATAGGCATTCAAAAAAAACGCCCCCGGTTCACTGCCAAACTCCTTTTTGTGGGCTTCAACAGCGGCTTGAGTCAATGGATTCTTCGATGTATCCTTCGGCCCAGAAGCGTAAACCCCTTCAGCATATTGACCCGCCACTTTAATAAAGGTGTCGTCCTTAACTCCATCATCGGAGATAAATACTGTTTTCATCCCCTTCTTGCGCATTTGAGCTACGATCTTCGACGCCTCTGGATGGTACCCGCCAAAAACAACCCCATCGGCGCCAGAACGTTTAATCTTTTGAACTACCGCTGAATAATCCACCGCCCCTGGGGTCACCCCCTCGTAAAGAACCAACTCAGCAACTCCCGATTTCTCAACAAAGCCCTTGGCAAACTCAGCCAAGCCCTTGCCATAATCACCTTTGTCATGGATTACCGCAATCTTCTTCAACTTCAGAACCTTTAGAGCAAAATCGACCTCTTGAGTCGCCTGAGCATCATCGGAGGCAATTGTTCTAAAAAAATTCGGATAATTGCCGCTCTGGGTCAACTCAGGGTTAGTGGCCGACGGCGAAATAACGATTGTTCGAGCATCGTTGTATATTCCCACAACTGCCTTGGTTGCCCCGCTACAGATATGACCAATAATAATGTCGGCCTTTTCAGAAATCAACTTGGTCGCAGTATTGGTGGCAATCTCTGGTTTGCAGACATCGTCCTCGGCCAGGATCTCGATCTGCCTCCCCAGCACCCCACCCTTGGCGTTGATATCTTTAACCACCAGACGAGCAGCGTTCAGACTCGGCAAACCATAGGATGCCAGATCCCCGCTATGAGCGCCTGCGACCCCGAGCCGAATAGGTTCAGACGCCCAAGAAGTTCCCAGCCTCCCCATCAATGCCCCAACCAGGACTATGATAGCCAATCCATAGTTATTCCGTTTCATACCACCCCTCATTGAGTAAGTAACTATCCCACCACCAACAGAAGGACCACCGTGCCGCGACGCGCTGTGCCCCTCATAATCTTTGAGTTTTATAATAAGCACGACGTGATCAGTCAAGCCGGTCGAAGTGAAAACACACTCCTGGCCAGCCCCATCAAAGATGTGTAACACGTTTCACCAACCATACACAAGGCGGCAACGAAGCACACCATGAATCCCCTTGAAGTCAGGCCCCCCTCATGTTATTCTCTCAACACTTGCCTAAGAAATCGTACCTGACCCGCCCTGTAACCCTTAACCACCTCCCCAAAGTGTAAAGAACCCATGCGAATTCACGCTCTGCAACACGTAGTCTTTGAAGGTCTGGGCAGCATCGAGACCTGGGCTAAAAATAACAAGGCGCCGATTACGTACAGCCAGATGTATGCCGACGCAAACCTACCCTCTGTTGACGATTTCGATTTCC
The Desulfobulbaceae bacterium genome window above contains:
- a CDS encoding branched-chain amino acid ABC transporter substrate-binding protein, translated to MKRNNYGLAIIVLVGALMGRLGTSWASEPIRLGVAGAHSGDLASYGLPSLNAARLVVKDINAKGGVLGRQIEILAEDDVCKPEIATNTATKLISEKADIIIGHICSGATKAVVGIYNDARTIVISPSATNPELTQSGNYPNFFRTIASDDAQATQEVDFALKVLKLKKIAVIHDKGDYGKGLAEFAKGFVEKSGVAELVLYEGVTPGAVDYSAVVQKIKRSGADGVVFGGYHPEASKIVAQMRKKGMKTVFISDDGVKDDTFIKVAGQYAEGVYASGPKDTSKNPLTQAAVEAHKKEFGSEPGAFFLNAYAATLAALHAIDKAGSTEFGQVVKALRSEPVDTPLGMIHFDERGDAVGVGFSMYVVKDGVYQEVQ